In Glycine soja cultivar W05 chromosome 10, ASM419377v2, whole genome shotgun sequence, the genomic stretch TTATCTTTGAAGAGATAATGCCACGAGAGTATTCCATTAAACAGCAGCCTAAAGCAGAGGGAGGTTGGCCAACTAAGAAATATTGGGAAAGCCGGAATGGTAACTGACTACTACATGTTTCCCACTGAAACTGCTCTAAAAGGCCGACTCAGCATGCATGCAAGAAATATTTTCCTGAGCTCATTAAGACCATAAAGAGAGACATCATATAGAAGATGATAGAGAATGGAGGGTCACTTTATACCTCTAATTTTATTATCCATTGTTTTGTTTCCCAAACCCTCCATACGACCATCTCTATTTTTTCCGGTATTTGTGTTATGAATGATCACCAAAGGTGGCCACATGATCAGATCATCCTGATTTGCTGCTGCTTCATCAGCAGGTAAAAACTGATATGCCTTTGAGTTATCAGGAGGCTTTGAGTAGTTCCAACCCATTAAGACACACAGAGCTTTGTGTAATCCCAAATGATCAACACGTGAATCAGCATTATCTGGGTTGTATGTGTGCATAATGAGAGCATGCATATCTGGAAAATCTTTTGCAGACCTGAAAGTTGGCATATCAAGGGCATTGAAGAATAGATTTTAGGTTTTCACCCTGTAAGTACACAGAAAAGGCAAAGTAAAAGCACATATTCGCTTcctttcatttaaatttaaaaccaaaCATCTTCTTTTGAACTAAGTCACACAGAACCTGCATCCTAAAGTACATCAAAGCACCAAGCAACTACTaaagaaaaactgaaaaagTGGAGAAGCACCACCTCTGAAAAGTTATAATCAGCACGATGACATAGTTTGGTACTAAACAGTTGCAGATGCCAAAATTTTCAAAGACAAATTGACCAATGTACACATGCACCTTTAAATTGCATGActgaaaatggaaaaaaaacttCCATGCATGAAGTCAGTCCCAAATCATGAGTTGCAAGGGCATAACATATATCAGCAACTATTAAACAGGCAAACAGATACTCAAACTCCAATGAAACAAATAAAGCTCTCTCTAAAGAGAGACAGAAGGACAACTAATCAGTACAAAATTGTTCTCACCAAACCAAAGTTTCTGTTCTCAAAAGATTTCAATTATTGGCAAAGACATCAGAGTTCAGGCCACACATGATGCTGAAACTCAACTTCAGAAGCAAAATAATATAGGGAACTGACAGGCATAACCTGGGACTCATAAAGCTAAGTTCCAGTGAAAAGGGACAGATAAGCACTAAAATCATACaagaaaaagtataaaatcaacTTTAGAGAAGCAAGGAAAAAATTGTATAACGAATAAGCATGGTTCTAAGGTTCCACAAAAGGCCAGAGATGGATGAAGCTCATTATGTATTTAAGAACAATCTACTTCATCAAGAGCAGCTCTATGACCCTCAGAGAATGCCATGTTCCTAAATTTATTTTGCAACAAACAGCAAAATAGCCTTGGTTGTTATAAATGATACTCCCTCTGTTCCTATTTATAAGATCCAATTACCTAATTCATTCAAAGAAAAGTGGCTAATTTAGTTGATAGCAAtaaatttgtcttaaatttataactCTTTCCAAAATTATCCTTGTCATGAATtctgctctctctctcttctaattGTTTGCCAATACATTCTCTCTCCTTTTAATAAGGGGTATtctagtataaaaataattaattcaatagaTATTATAGATCGGgtcttataaaaaggaacaaataacattttaaacttGGTCTTATAAATAGGAACGTAGGGAGTAACCAACATAACCATACTCGAAACTGCACCTCATgttcaaaatatacaaaagaCTATAGAACAGGGAAGCCTATATTGCCTTCATAGATTAGAATAATTACAAAGAAATTGATGACAATGTCATCCATTTCATAAATCAAGCAACATTAGATAAAAGGGAGGGGAAAAAAAGGCAAACCAACACAAGGCTGCCATCAAGTGGGATCTAGGGAGGGTAGATATACGCAGCCTTACCACACCCCCTGGGCAAACAGAGTGGCTGTACCCACAATTTGAACCTATGACCTCTAAACCCCAGGTCATAAAGTGTGTGTTTGGTTCTGCGTTTATATCCCACACTTACCAACAAATTCACGtcaaatgttaaaattaatgcAGAACCTAGTTCATGGCACATCAAGAGGACATGCATCCAACCCCAGCCCCAACGGACGCATATCCAGATATGCTAAAAGCAGCAACCTTAACGTTGCTCCAAGGCCCACCATCTAAATCAAGTAACactataatttaagaaaaatgaaagcaaaagttTTTCCATAATAAAAGGCATAAAGAGCTATAAACTTGTTACTAATATAACCCAACTAAAGCAGAAGTGTTGCCAATGTGGCAATGCCATATTAGAAAACATAAGAGCTCTAGCCATGTTATATCACTTATATGGCAACAAAATAGCTTCAAAAGATGAGAACAAGACACTAGCCAGTCAACAAAACAGAAATCAAAGAAAGATCATCACAGCTGCATAGAAATTATGAGTTAAGCAACTGTGATATTATAAGTGTATCTGATGAAAGTATTAAGTTTCTCAATTCATCAAATCCTAAAGAATCATCAACTCACTTCATAATTACTACAATGGGTCCACCAATACCATTTCCCACTATTTCTAACAAACTATAGCAACAGCAGAAATATACAAGTTCAGCAGATAAACTAGCCAGTTCAATATGGATACATATGGAAATGGCTCCATATAAACAACAGAAATGAACAACATAACTACAGGTAGAGAAACTTCAAGGGCTTACTACATCACTGTTCACTATCATCCAATTATACCTCAACAAAGAATCCTTCTATGACTTTTCCTGACCAGACCAAATGAAATCACATATGCAAAACTTTTTTACAAAACTAGTTTCCAGTACTGTAAAGTATAAATTTCATTGGTGATCACCAAATCAGTCAAGACTTCTATGGACTAGAGTGATAACTCTTACTACACACAAGCATGACATCAGATGCTTGATgactaaattatattataagcaGTCAACTATAAGCATAGAACTGAATTAGACAGCCTGTTTCAAGGAACAAGTTTGCTAGGTTTGTGAATAACTGAATACATGCTATTGCTGTTAGATTTTGTGAGGGTTGGTAACCGTAGTTAACAAAACAGAAGTGATATGCTACAATGGGAAGAAACAACATTAGGACCAGGAACCTAACATTATCTAAAAACCTAAGCTCCAGACAAAGCTAAGTGGTAAGTGTTGTCAACCTGAAATAAATTACTCAACTGAGCTGCACAAGTTTACAAGACAGGAAGATCCATCTTCTAAAACTAAAGGCACACACTTCATTTCTTAAGAATTTAGATTTATCACAAAGATTCTAAATACTTCCTTTGTCTCCTTGTTGTTAAATGGCGGCACCATGGGCACCATGGAAGAATGGCATAGCAGATTTTTTGCCAACCACCATAGGCAATTTGTTAATAGAGGCCTGCTATGGTGGCACCATAGGCGGCAATGGTCAAATGTTGGCCTTCTGCCATATTCCACTATCCACCACTGGTAACATTGTCCTTGTATACCTAAGCTAAAGACATAGTCAAAGGATGTTGAATATCGAGAAAACTTAGAGAGAATTTGGAAAACCTAGTAACCTActgtatattaaaaataagaaaataactgAACCTACAAAGATTAAGCTTGCAACAGATATTTATAGTACAGGAGATATAGAGCCTATCTAGAATCTAATCTGACAGTCACCAGTTGTAACTGATTTACAATCAGCTAGCTATATTACAAGAAATGAACTGCTGTCATACTAATTCCAGCTAGACTGAGAAATGATATTTTCTCACAAAGGAGGCACAAGAGGTCTAGCTGGCCAAGACTCTAGACACTTTGGTTCAGGCAAGGCACACCTTTAATGCCTCCAAAATGTTACAACATAACTAGTAGTCAGTCACACGGACTGGGTTCGATCCCGatacaaaaacattaaacaaaaaaaaaagcagcaaGAAGCTGAGTTACCTAAATTGTGCTACTCATTTTGACTTACGCTATGCTTGAATAGTTTAACCTATATGGAAAAATATCGCAAAAATATTCATCTAATTTTTAAGTGCATCTCGCCTGAAGCTACCAAAACCGCACAACACCCTCGAGCCATTCAACTACTACCTTGCTTTTAAGGTTATAGATAAATAAACTGaaagcaaacaaacaaacaaacaaacttgGAAGAAACAATGGTAATCATCCTAATTGCAGCAAACCTGCCAGTGCCACAAGCAAGACAATGAAGGCGCCCCTGCTTGCCATCTTCCAAGCAAGTCCTCTTCTGCGAGACATTCTCGTTAATGAGCTTCGAAAAGTTACAAAAGGATTTCTTCAACGCGTCCTGATCCACCTGCGAGTGTCTCGTAGAATTCGACAACCCATCGAGCCTGGAGTGCTTGGAGGGCCTCAAGTCACTGGGGCCCGCAGAGAACTGCTCCCTGGAAATGCCATTGGCGTTACGGAGAAGCTGCTCCCTCTGCCTGGCGAGGTCATCCCTGGGACCGCCGTCATCATCACCGTATTTTCGCTTGGCGGCGGCGGCGGTGTATGAGTAGTCGGGGAGGCAGAAGCGGGGAGGGAGGTCGAGAGGGCGGGGGGCGAAGTCTTGGTAATCAGGAGGGAGGGCGAAGTAGGAGCGAACGCTACCGTCGGCGAGGACGATGGTGCGGCGTTCAAGCATGTGGAAGCCGTAGGCGGGAGGAGGGGGAGGGCCCAGAGGGGCGGGGTCCGGGAAGGGGAAGGGGAGGTGTTTGGGGCTAGGGTTAGGGTTTGTGTTAGATTTGGGTTTGGGGGAAGGGGCGGTAGATGATTTTGATTTGGGATCGGCTGGGGAATTGGCGGAGGAGGAATTGGGTTCCCAGCGAGATTTGCGGTGGGAGGCGGAGGGGGGAGGTTTGTTGTGATGGGAAGACTTGGGATGGTTGCCGCCGGCCATCCTGCGGTGTGGGATCTTTCCTTGATTTCCCCGCGGGGTCTTCTGTGCTTCTTCTGCTTTACTACTGTTTCCCTTTCATTTGTAAGCTTTTACAAACTTAGTTTCCTTTTgaaaaaattggaagaaaaagaaactaattaagtttttaaaaataaaattatatactaaaaataaacaTGCGGGGATAGCTCAGTTGGGAGAGCGTCAGACTGAAGATCTGAAGGTCACGTGTTCGATCCACGTTCAccgcaaatatatatatttaataa encodes the following:
- the LOC114370841 gene encoding protein SUPPRESSOR OF GENE SILENCING 3, which gives rise to MAGGNHPKSSHHNKPPPSASHRKSRWEPNSSSANSPADPKSKSSTAPSPKPKSNTNPNPSPKHLPFPFPDPAPLGPPPPPAYGFHMLERRTIVLADGSVRSYFALPPDYQDFAPRPLDLPPRFCLPDYSYTAAAAKRKYGDDDGGPRDDLARQREQLLRNANGISREQFSAGPSDLRPSKHSRLDGLSNSTRHSQVDQDALKKSFCNFSKLINENVSQKRTCLEDGKQGRLHCLACGTGRSAKDFPDMHALIMHTYNPDNADSRVDHLGLHKALCVLMGWNYSKPPDNSKAYQFLPADEAAANQDDLIMWPPLVIIHNTNTGKNRDGRMEGLGNKTMDNKIRELGFVGGKSKSLYGRDGHLGITLVKFAGDESGFKEAIRLAEHFEKENHGRKDWAHVQSQTLGKDDENNANLVKVDEKKGDKRRVLYGYLGTAFDLDKVDFDTRKKAVIESRREYKPPM